The following coding sequences are from one Pusillimonas sp. DMV24BSW_D window:
- a CDS encoding branched-chain amino acid ABC transporter permease produces MDQFLQHIANALILGGTYALLGIGLTLILGVMKVVNFTHGELYAFGGFMAYYFVSHLGWNFFIALPTAIMLGILLGALIERLVLRSMRGADIDSTMVAMIGCWIALQNISLLIWGGVAKSVSTPFPTEPLMIGSVAVSWLRLFVLVAAIGLIIASYVLLQRTSLGKAMRATFQDSSTASLMGININFIYTATFALGSGLAAAAGALLGPVFVVTTTMGNLAALKAFSIVILGGLGSVPGAMIGGFILAFAEELGSGYISSGYRDAVGFILIILVLMFRPTGLFKPRGERIG; encoded by the coding sequence GTGGATCAGTTTCTTCAGCACATAGCCAATGCGCTGATACTGGGAGGCACGTATGCGCTTCTGGGTATTGGGCTAACGCTGATTCTTGGCGTTATGAAGGTTGTGAACTTCACCCATGGAGAGCTCTACGCCTTTGGCGGCTTCATGGCTTATTATTTCGTGTCTCATCTTGGCTGGAACTTCTTTATCGCGTTACCAACCGCCATTATGCTGGGCATTTTGTTGGGTGCGCTTATCGAACGTCTTGTCTTGCGCAGTATGCGGGGTGCGGATATCGACTCAACCATGGTGGCCATGATTGGTTGCTGGATTGCGTTGCAGAATATCTCGCTGCTTATTTGGGGTGGGGTCGCCAAGTCGGTCAGTACGCCTTTCCCAACTGAGCCGCTCATGATCGGTTCGGTTGCCGTTTCGTGGTTGCGTCTGTTCGTGCTGGTTGCCGCCATTGGGCTCATTATTGCCTCGTATGTGCTGTTGCAGCGTACATCGCTGGGCAAAGCCATGCGTGCCACCTTCCAGGATTCTTCCACTGCCTCTTTAATGGGCATCAATATTAATTTTATTTACACCGCCACCTTTGCGTTGGGCTCCGGTCTGGCTGCAGCGGCGGGTGCGTTGTTGGGTCCTGTCTTTGTGGTAACCACCACCATGGGCAATCTGGCGGCGCTGAAGGCGTTTTCGATTGTGATTCTCGGTGGCCTGGGTAGTGTGCCCGGTGCCATGATCGGCGGCTTCATTCTTGCCTTCGCGGAAGAATTGGGTTCCGGCTATATATCGTCGGGATACCGGGATGCCGTTGGCTTTATCTTGATTATTCTGGTGCTGATGTTTAGGCCCACAGGTCTGTTCAAGCCACGTGGGGAGAGGATTGGATGA